A genomic segment from bacterium BMS3Abin14 encodes:
- the purN gene encoding phosphoribosylglycinamide formyltransferase: protein MKKIAVFVSGGGSNLQSIIDSVESGSLSLEIAVVISNKDDAYGLTRARNHGIPTRIVRHGDFDGREEFESRLISILDGYKVDLVVLAGFMRVLTPTFVRHYRHRIINIHPAILPSFPGTHGQQQAFDYGVRFSGCTTHFIDEGTDTGPIILQAVVPVLPEDTVDSMAARILREEHRIYPESLRLWAAGRLQIEGRKVRILPDDQSDGVK, encoded by the coding sequence ATGAAAAAAATTGCCGTGTTTGTTTCAGGTGGAGGAAGCAACCTTCAGTCTATTATCGACTCCGTAGAATCCGGGAGCCTGAGCCTGGAAATAGCCGTTGTCATCAGCAACAAGGATGACGCATATGGTCTGACCAGAGCCAGGAATCACGGGATCCCGACCCGGATTGTCCGGCATGGGGATTTTGACGGCCGGGAAGAGTTCGAATCCAGGCTAATCTCGATTCTGGATGGCTACAAGGTGGACCTCGTGGTCCTTGCGGGATTCATGAGGGTGCTGACACCAACCTTCGTTCGACATTATCGTCACCGGATCATCAACATTCATCCTGCCATTCTTCCCTCATTTCCGGGCACCCACGGCCAGCAACAGGCCTTCGACTACGGGGTACGCTTCTCAGGGTGTACCACCCATTTTATCGACGAGGGGACCGACACCGGGCCGATCATTCTGCAGGCAGTCGTCCCTGTCCTCCCGGAGGATACGGTGGACTCCATGGCTGCGAGAATTCTCAGGGAGGAACATCGGATTTATCCCGAATCCCTCCGTCTTTGGGCCGCGGGACGTCTTCAAATAGAGGGCCGTAAGGTCCGAATCCTGCCTGATGACCAATCAGACGGCGTGAAATAG
- the gltX gene encoding glutamate--tRNA ligase, translating to MSDDVRVRFAPSPTGYLHLGGVRTALYNWLFARHNGGKFILRLEDTDLERSTDEAIGWILDGMKWLHLDWDEGPYRQTERFDLYNEHIDRLIEQGKAYRCYCTPEELDQMRKDAMTRGGAAKYDGRCRRLADGERNGSYTIRFKAPQEGTITVDDLIRGPVLFDESQMDDLIIRRSNGSPTYNLTVVVDDALMGITHVIRGEDHLSNTPRQIQLYSALGYDLPQFGHMPMILGTDKKRLSKRHGASSITEFREMGYLWEAMVNYLVRLGWSFGDQEIFSTDELIEKFTLDRVNKSAAVFDLGKLAWLNQSYLKSLPAEDVAARLVPFLEAKGLSGDEAAVPWLPKAVITLRERTGTLAEMADQCEFYFKEQEYDEKSAGKFLTREVAPLLEKVSEPISRVDVFTREPIHEAVSGFLDAEGVRLKVIAQPLRIALTYRKNSPGLFEVMEVLGKEKTLRRIRQACEWISSL from the coding sequence ATGAGCGACGATGTACGTGTGCGATTTGCCCCTTCTCCCACCGGATACCTCCATCTCGGAGGGGTCCGTACCGCCCTTTACAACTGGCTTTTCGCCCGGCACAACGGAGGCAAGTTTATCCTGAGGCTGGAGGACACTGATCTGGAGAGGTCCACCGACGAGGCCATAGGCTGGATACTGGACGGCATGAAATGGCTTCACCTGGACTGGGATGAGGGCCCTTATCGCCAGACCGAAAGGTTTGACCTGTACAATGAGCACATAGACAGGCTCATTGAACAGGGGAAGGCGTATCGGTGCTACTGTACCCCCGAGGAACTGGACCAGATGCGGAAAGATGCCATGACCAGGGGCGGAGCCGCGAAGTATGACGGCCGATGCCGGCGTCTTGCAGACGGCGAACGTAACGGGTCATATACAATCCGCTTCAAGGCGCCCCAGGAGGGCACAATCACAGTCGATGATCTCATCCGCGGCCCCGTCCTTTTTGACGAAAGCCAGATGGACGATCTGATCATCCGCCGTTCGAACGGCAGCCCCACCTACAACCTCACCGTGGTGGTGGACGACGCCCTCATGGGGATCACCCATGTCATCCGGGGTGAGGACCACCTGTCCAACACACCCCGGCAGATCCAGCTCTACAGTGCCCTCGGTTATGACCTGCCTCAATTCGGCCACATGCCCATGATTCTCGGCACCGATAAGAAGCGCCTCTCAAAACGGCATGGGGCCTCCTCCATTACCGAGTTTCGCGAGATGGGCTATTTATGGGAGGCCATGGTCAACTATCTTGTCCGTCTTGGGTGGTCATTCGGCGATCAGGAGATATTTTCCACCGATGAACTCATCGAAAAATTTACGTTAGACAGGGTAAACAAATCGGCTGCGGTTTTCGACCTGGGCAAGCTGGCATGGCTGAACCAGAGCTATCTGAAATCCCTGCCCGCGGAGGATGTTGCCGCGAGGCTGGTTCCTTTCCTCGAAGCGAAAGGGCTGTCGGGCGACGAGGCCGCTGTTCCCTGGCTTCCCAAGGCAGTCATCACTCTGAGGGAGAGGACGGGCACTCTCGCCGAGATGGCCGACCAATGTGAGTTCTACTTCAAGGAACAGGAGTATGACGAGAAATCGGCTGGAAAGTTCCTCACCCGCGAGGTGGCTCCCCTTCTTGAGAAAGTTTCGGAGCCGATCTCCAGAGTCGATGTTTTCACCCGGGAACCCATCCATGAGGCCGTTAGCGGCTTCCTGGATGCCGAAGGGGTCAGGCTGAAGGTCATCGCCCAGCCTCTGCGTATCGCGCTTACCTACCGGAAAAATAGCCCCGGCCTTTTCGAGGTAATGGAGGTGCTGGGCAAGGAAAAGACTCTGCGGCGAATCCGGCAGGCCTGCGAGTGGATCTCGTCTCTGTAA
- the phoP_4 gene encoding alkaline phosphatase synthesis transcriptional regulatory protein PhoP: protein MPTIGKTVLVAEDKASLTKMLQFLFLSRGLNVQIAFNGEEALAKARDLRPDLILLDIMMPKMDGFEVLEKLQEREDTAAIPVIMLTARKSREDMTRATKLGAVEYITKPFKAVEVVDKVLRHLE from the coding sequence ATGCCAACGATAGGAAAAACCGTCCTTGTGGCTGAGGACAAGGCGTCTTTGACAAAGATGCTTCAGTTTCTCTTCCTTTCCCGGGGGCTTAATGTTCAGATCGCCTTCAACGGGGAAGAAGCCCTTGCCAAAGCGAGGGACCTTCGCCCCGATCTTATTCTCCTGGACATCATGATGCCCAAGATGGATGGTTTCGAGGTCCTGGAGAAGCTTCAGGAGAGGGAGGACACCGCGGCCATTCCCGTGATAATGCTCACCGCCCGGAAGAGCAGGGAGGATATGACCAGGGCCACCAAGCTTGGGGCTGTGGAATACATTACAAAACCTTTCAAGGCCGTGGAGGTGGTTGATAAGGTGCTAAGACACCTGGAGTAG
- a CDS encoding bacterial SH3 domain protein, producing MRPCGLRFSCLSIIFVFSIVGSGCAVLGNVRNEESSDVQMKQQISVRQEPPGNLPETVHLQSRLDAARTELKKANREIKSLRDDLEIVSGVREMEAQVFTKRLAVMEAARDDAVREVVRTRARIQGMASPAEAAAMFAEARVIIDRMTEDAFNEQAMDYLGQGRKYLQNGKQEMERQNPGGAAYLFDLISALYESYRGIDSRTLTVNTRTVNIRAMPNASSRKLGLLSHGDKVTGQDKKGNWILVRTTSGLRGWVHSKYLQ from the coding sequence ATGAGACCCTGTGGGCTCAGGTTTTCCTGTCTTTCGATAATTTTTGTTTTTTCCATTGTTGGGAGCGGCTGTGCTGTCCTCGGGAACGTCAGGAACGAGGAATCCTCCGATGTTCAGATGAAGCAACAGATCAGTGTCAGGCAGGAACCGCCGGGCAACCTTCCCGAGACGGTTCATCTTCAGAGCCGGCTTGACGCGGCTCGCACCGAGTTAAAAAAGGCCAACCGGGAGATCAAGTCACTGCGGGACGATCTGGAGATCGTTAGCGGGGTAAGGGAAATGGAGGCCCAGGTCTTTACCAAACGGTTAGCGGTTATGGAAGCGGCGCGGGATGACGCCGTGCGGGAGGTGGTCCGGACCCGCGCGCGCATCCAGGGAATGGCTTCTCCAGCCGAAGCCGCCGCGATGTTCGCCGAGGCAAGGGTGATCATCGACAGGATGACCGAGGATGCCTTCAATGAACAGGCGATGGATTACCTTGGCCAGGGCAGAAAATACCTTCAAAACGGCAAACAGGAGATGGAGCGCCAGAATCCGGGTGGTGCGGCCTATCTCTTCGATCTCATCTCCGCGCTCTACGAGTCCTATCGCGGTATTGATTCGAGGACGCTGACGGTAAATACCAGGACCGTCAACATCAGGGCAATGCCGAATGCATCCTCCAGGAAATTGGGGCTGCTGTCACATGGTGATAAGGTAACGGGACAGGATAAAAAGGGCAATTGGATCCTGGTCAGGACGACGTCGGGTCTCCGGGGATGGGTTCACTCGAAATATCTGCAGTAG
- the purM gene encoding phosphoribosylformylglycinamidine cyclo-ligase, producing MKTTRYSDAGVDIAAANEAKKLISSAVNSTHGPSVLEGIGGFGGLFSTDDFPPDAVLVSSVDGVGTKLKLAFLLDRHGSVGVDLVNHCVNDILVQGARAIFFMDYLATGRLDPAAVGEIVGGMAAACRAAGCALLGGETAEMPGFYAEGEYDLAGTIVGVVGRKDLITGRTISNGDVIIGLGSSGLHTNGYSLARKVLLENGRLSLNEVHPDLGKDLGTELLEPHRCYAPSVLPILGRFDVRGMVHITGGGFAGNIPRVVPGNLTAVMVKGSWPVHPVFPLIAHMGNVSDDEMYRVFNMGLGFLLIVPPDDADGVSDALAGAGEQVCRVGSITGRKDSDPPVIFD from the coding sequence ATGAAAACAACCCGATATTCGGATGCCGGAGTCGATATAGCGGCGGCCAATGAGGCCAAAAAGCTCATCTCTTCAGCCGTCAATTCCACCCATGGCCCTTCGGTGCTTGAAGGAATCGGAGGCTTCGGCGGGCTCTTTTCCACCGATGATTTCCCCCCCGACGCAGTGCTGGTATCCAGCGTGGATGGTGTCGGAACCAAGCTCAAACTGGCCTTTCTCCTTGACCGCCACGGTTCCGTAGGTGTCGATCTGGTCAACCACTGCGTAAACGACATACTGGTTCAGGGCGCCCGCGCCATCTTTTTCATGGATTACCTGGCCACAGGGCGGCTTGACCCGGCCGCAGTCGGGGAGATCGTAGGCGGTATGGCGGCGGCCTGCCGGGCCGCCGGATGCGCCCTTTTGGGCGGTGAAACGGCCGAGATGCCCGGTTTTTACGCGGAAGGGGAATACGATCTGGCCGGAACCATCGTCGGAGTGGTGGGACGCAAGGATCTCATCACCGGAAGAACCATCAGCAATGGCGACGTTATTATCGGGCTTGGCTCCTCGGGCCTTCACACCAACGGATATTCCCTTGCGCGCAAGGTCCTCCTCGAGAATGGGCGGCTTTCCCTCAATGAGGTCCACCCGGACCTTGGGAAAGACCTCGGAACCGAACTCCTGGAACCGCACCGCTGCTACGCCCCTTCCGTCCTGCCGATTCTGGGCAGATTTGACGTCAGGGGGATGGTCCACATCACGGGAGGCGGATTCGCGGGGAATATTCCCAGGGTGGTGCCGGGCAATCTCACCGCGGTCATGGTCAAGGGAAGCTGGCCCGTACACCCGGTCTTTCCCCTCATCGCCCACATGGGAAACGTGTCCGATGATGAGATGTACAGGGTCTTTAATATGGGGCTGGGCTTTCTTCTTATAGTCCCGCCTGATGACGCGGATGGGGTATCAGACGCCCTGGCCGGCGCGGGCGAACAGGTCTGCCGCGTGGGCAGCATAACCGGGAGAAAAGATAGTGACCCGCCGGTCATCTTCGATTAG
- the cph2_1 gene encoding phytochrome-like protein cph2, with protein MEMKNTLKTFSNQKTAGRLSSGMTLMLAMVQTIRFRVLGLVTVSVLIPSFLAGMLAVNYLDKIIEDQVYQNLTDTARRISLDISGWLSDRSSDVKAFTSSYLLTEEVNQLLPKTTSSAAREKSRSAINKYLAYLLEDNQFFGGFSVVSASGEVLAGWPGGAFPEPDDPATLQRTVKNSLFMDASDSDGLRIVIAKQVGSGLDRPKSYFLAALQGERLGSILEENTPPDSNAYIVDASGHLLRTPASEATFNAPAQVIVKTFSDDARSFTYSGKGGEQVIGTSYPIKYLPWHLITETTRKQAFSPLAAFRSQLFVMTFLLAGILLIPALYLARTIILPLEDLNRVSRRIRMGEAGLEVETKAWGELGELVSAFNSMSMSLKLSMEEIQAINSQLTIISVTDPLTGMYNRRYMADHLEREMKILQRTGEPISIIMADLDNFKEYNDKYGHIAGDEALKEVGEVLAYSIRETDVASRFGGEEFLISLSHTDKEGAIKVGEKIRRAVEERIFDLKGKKTRVTMSLGVATSPEDGTAFDELLEASDRAMYHAKEKGRNLVCSTADISSEPIPGDPTSS; from the coding sequence ATGGAAATGAAAAATACCCTGAAAACGTTTTCGAATCAGAAGACCGCCGGCAGGCTCTCATCCGGCATGACGCTCATGCTGGCCATGGTCCAGACAATCAGGTTCCGTGTTCTCGGACTTGTAACCGTAAGTGTCCTTATCCCCTCGTTCCTGGCAGGAATGCTGGCCGTAAACTACCTGGACAAGATTATCGAGGACCAGGTCTACCAGAATCTCACGGACACGGCTCGCCGCATCTCCCTTGATATCTCCGGTTGGCTTTCAGACCGCTCCTCCGATGTCAAGGCATTCACCTCGTCCTACCTTCTCACTGAGGAGGTAAATCAGCTATTGCCGAAAACAACATCCAGTGCGGCCAGGGAAAAATCACGCTCGGCCATCAATAAATACCTCGCCTACTTGCTTGAGGACAACCAGTTTTTCGGTGGATTCTCCGTTGTTTCGGCAAGTGGAGAGGTCCTGGCCGGCTGGCCCGGCGGCGCCTTTCCTGAACCTGATGATCCTGCGACGCTCCAGAGAACAGTCAAGAATTCCCTGTTTATGGATGCCTCTGATTCCGACGGGCTCAGGATCGTCATCGCCAAACAGGTGGGAAGCGGCCTCGACAGGCCAAAATCGTACTTTCTGGCGGCCCTTCAGGGGGAACGTCTGGGGAGTATACTTGAGGAGAACACCCCGCCCGACTCTAACGCCTACATCGTTGACGCTTCCGGCCATCTCCTGAGAACGCCTGCTTCCGAAGCCACCTTCAACGCCCCTGCTCAGGTGATCGTCAAGACATTTAGCGACGATGCCAGATCGTTCACCTACAGCGGTAAGGGGGGCGAACAGGTAATCGGCACCAGCTATCCCATCAAGTACCTCCCATGGCATCTTATTACGGAAACCACGCGGAAACAGGCGTTCTCGCCCCTCGCCGCCTTCCGCAGCCAGCTCTTCGTGATGACGTTCCTGCTGGCGGGCATCCTTCTCATCCCGGCCCTTTACCTGGCCAGGACAATCATCCTGCCGCTGGAGGACCTGAACAGGGTGTCCAGGAGGATTCGGATGGGAGAGGCCGGCCTGGAAGTTGAGACAAAAGCCTGGGGCGAGCTCGGCGAGCTTGTGAGCGCCTTTAACAGCATGTCGATGAGCCTGAAACTGAGCATGGAGGAGATTCAGGCCATCAACAGCCAGCTTACGATCATCAGCGTAACCGATCCCCTTACAGGGATGTATAATCGGCGATATATGGCGGACCATCTGGAAAGGGAGATGAAAATCCTCCAGAGGACTGGAGAACCTATCTCCATCATCATGGCTGACCTCGATAACTTCAAAGAATATAATGACAAGTATGGCCATATCGCCGGCGACGAGGCGTTAAAAGAAGTTGGAGAAGTTCTCGCCTACAGCATCAGGGAAACGGATGTCGCCTCCCGGTTTGGAGGTGAAGAGTTTCTCATTTCACTGAGCCATACGGATAAGGAAGGCGCCATTAAGGTGGGGGAAAAAATACGCCGGGCCGTGGAGGAGAGAATTTTCGATCTCAAGGGAAAAAAGACCCGGGTCACCATGAGCCTCGGGGTGGCGACATCCCCGGAAGACGGAACGGCTTTCGACGAGCTTCTGGAGGCCTCCGACAGGGCCATGTACCACGCCAAGGAAAAGGGAAGAAACCTCGTCTGTTCTACTGCAGATATTTCGAGTGAACCCATCCCCGGAGACCCGACGTCGTCCTGA
- the cinA gene encoding putative competence-damage inducible protein, giving the protein MISMVAVAVIGDEILLGEVVDRNLAWISGELFRLGVDLRYSCVLPDDLPFIVQHLRWMKEKFEWVITTGGIGATHDDLTRTAVAQVFKVPLIEHPEVIAALEEKLGAPLTPRLRQLAMLPSGVLLIPNPGSAAPGFLMGNVAALPGIPSMVRSMFPYISRKMTGEIIHSEEFFTTRFESQIADVLEEIQGDYPRVKIGSYPVTSGGEFRVRLVLRSRSSEMLKKAFEDVRRRVDS; this is encoded by the coding sequence ATGATTTCGATGGTCGCTGTAGCTGTAATAGGAGACGAGATCCTCCTCGGGGAGGTCGTGGACCGGAACCTGGCCTGGATCTCCGGGGAACTGTTCCGGTTGGGCGTTGATCTCCGTTACTCCTGCGTCTTGCCCGATGATCTGCCGTTCATCGTCCAACACCTGAGGTGGATGAAGGAAAAATTCGAGTGGGTGATAACCACCGGCGGGATTGGCGCAACCCACGATGACCTTACCCGGACCGCTGTAGCCCAGGTGTTCAAAGTACCCCTGATTGAGCATCCCGAGGTAATCGCCGCCCTTGAGGAAAAGCTGGGCGCCCCTCTCACACCAAGGCTCAGGCAGCTTGCCATGCTTCCGTCAGGAGTGTTGCTGATTCCCAACCCCGGCTCAGCAGCGCCCGGATTTCTCATGGGCAATGTAGCCGCCCTGCCGGGAATCCCATCCATGGTTCGATCCATGTTTCCATACATCAGCCGGAAAATGACAGGGGAAATTATCCACAGTGAGGAATTCTTCACCACCCGTTTCGAATCGCAGATAGCCGATGTCCTTGAGGAGATCCAGGGAGATTACCCGAGGGTCAAGATTGGATCATATCCTGTTACCTCCGGAGGAGAGTTCAGGGTGAGGCTCGTACTCAGAAGCAGATCGTCCGAAATGCTGAAGAAGGCGTTTGAGGATGTCAGGAGGAGGGTTGACTCATGA